GTTTCACCAAATGAATGCAACTTACCATAATTAAGGGATTTAATTAATGAAGTAAATAAATATTACTAAACCATGATTAAGTAGTAGTTTTGTATGTTCAAACACATTATGCATTCATTGATCTGGTGTAAATAAGTTTTCTTTTGTGAAGTTCTTAATACTTCCTTCGTTCTAGTTCCTATGGCAACAATTCCGTCTTAGTCCGTTGAAAAAAATGATAATATTGTAAATTTGGAAACATTTTAGCTTAAACTTTTTTGGCTACCCTTAGTGAAAAACTTTTATAGCCGCACAAATCCAATGAaatgtttaagatcacaagttCCAAAAGTattatagtcacacaaatgttATGACATATTTATAATGACAAGTATTAGAAGTCTCTCTCTTTCTTAAAGTTCATACTTATTCAAACATAGTTACATAAATTAGAACAGAGAGAATAACTAAATTtcatttaagaaaataatttaataCTAATGAGATCTCTCCAAATACctttatataaacatcacataATGGAATATATTAATTAGGCAGAAAGAATTAAAAAATAGAGTAGTCTTCCGTACCAAATGAGGAATCTGTGGTGCCTGGAATGTCTGTGACTACCCTGTCAATATAATAGCGTCCTTTAGtacgaatccgcgacttaagtagcacaaaaaataaaaagttgaaccaaactaatacaaaaaaaaaaaaaaaacataagtagtattcacgcacgaaattcgtgcgtgaaaggaccaaactgcaaaattgcagatgaggcctttcacgcacgaaattcgtgcgtgaatgggTCAACATATATTGACCCCATCTTCCCCACCAGCGACTGCTCCCTTCCCCACCCCCATTAAACCCCGTTCCAGTGGTCCCACCCCCCTTAAATTTATAATTTCGTGTtatttttcaatccaaaactcaatattcttggtatattgaagtgtaggaacaagtttctaaggttgGATTTCGGAATAGAGCGGCGTATAACatatttcaaaaactcaaaaaaaagcttcaatctaggtatttcactatgaattttctattacattgttaaatatattattatcctAAGCATGATCATTGTATAACTGTGGTgcattatcctttttttttttttttttttttttttttttttgcgtttttgggcagtccgtgcactgttgggactgcccattttttcattttttttatttgtttatctattgttaattagttaattatttattgcttgtttatttagtatttgttaattgttggattagcgacttaagtatttgttaattgttggattagcgacttaagtatttattaattgttagactggctaattatttattttgtttttgttaagccaattgtttatttgttaataatttgttaattgtttcattagttaattaattgtttatttgttaaatatacgataataatttattaattttttgattagttacttaattgtttatttattaaatatgtgataataacttgttaattatttgattagttagttatttgtttatttattaattatttatactaattgtatgctaactaattgttaattatttgacttatctttatattttaggaatGAAAACCGTTAGTTTAGGATTCttaacccgtagcttaggattgaaaacccttaatataattttctataaaagattacataactaatattacttgttaatgatttatttaaaatacgtaaaacagatgggtcaccacaatctttaataaaatattcgataaaagattacataactaatactaatactacttgttaatgatttatttaaaatgcgtaaaatagatggatcaccaccctcttgatccggggcctttcgaccgagagttactgtatcttcagcccgagcataggtcgcaacatatatggacatccgacctgcagcctgagtctcaggtccgtacccggttaggggactcagcatgggagatcttagctgcttGCCCACCACATCCTCGTAtcctggatatactacgtcggggcggtatctaccggtgcgtcgaagttggtcgggtacagcacgataggtcgctagtgacggcattgattgagaggtggcgaccggagacgcacacatttcatctctgcaccggtgaggctaccattacccttcaggatgtggaggtcatttatgggctacaggttgatggacgcccattgtatattgaggagcctcctgTGCTGCCGCCTTACCGGGGTGAGTTGATtaggctcaccggtttcgcggctctggatggtcatatttccggccagagtcggcttttgttgtcggccctttacgctcacttgcgcctcacagaTATGCAGCATCTgattggagaggacacgcctcaggctgatgttgatcgacgtgcgcgtctatacctactcatcatattcggggccatcctatttccgaacacttcgggttcgcatatgagcttgaggtatcttcggtatatcgacgatctcgccgagataggatgttatagttggggcgctgctgtgctgggctacatgtatcgaggattatgccgatgttctatgggcacgagggtagaggtccctgcatttttctcgcttcttcaggtaatatatttaagtgtgtgtttatacacaaaatatatttatttaaaacgacggctgataattttttttttaattgactatattagatatgggtgtggactaggttgagaccttttcagcccataccagctgaccctcccgctgactatcttactgtcccgatgccatacgcgcggagatgATCGCGAGGCGTACGCCGACGTGTGGAGACGCACCACAgccttctcccgtttagggatccgctagaccgcatgacggcgcagacggtatgttcatattttggattcacacgctagaccacaaaactactattttagtcttttgttgttaactagttcaattctttttacaggcttttatatggatgccgtatgatcatattttggatgagctgccggcgttttgtagggctggtcagcacatgtggatgttgcggtgtccattgatacatatggatatcgttgagtatcacgcgcccgaccgcgtgttacggcagtttgggtatgtacagaatatacccgTGGCTACGGTTTGAGAGCATGACCACTATGCGAGGGACGAGCGTGAGGCGTCGATGATGCATGGCGACTCCATATGCAGCAGCAGGTCCAGAGTTGGGATGTGAGGATGGCGAGcctagcggtggtcggacatgacactcccatccatgtgtacatggagtggtacatgcagatcactcgcatcattattggcaacccctctaggcgtcgtccagatggcctgggatatgtagctctcgcaggagcgtacgaggcgctggtaagttttattagtcttaaacttaaaCCATTGTCTTATGTACTactttacaaatttattcaattgtTAATATTGACAAACATATGCAGGTACGGACCGTTCAGACGATGCGCTATGAGAGCACTGCCCGTACGGAGTCCCCCGAGACGGCGGAGTACGCAGCACGGATGATTGAGCTTGCCGAGACTGGTATGAGACAGGCACATGACTTTGAGCATCTCCATGAGCGTGTTCCCCGTGCCCCACCTGGGGCAGCAGGTAGCCGTGGTCGCCGAGGAGCTGGTGGTCGTCGCAGAGGTGCTAGGGCTGGCAGAGGTGATGACGCTCCGTCGACAGATATCCCATCGACTTCTCATTCCCGGCCGTCGACTTCACAGACACCTCTGTATACGCCGGAACTTTTTTCAGGTTATGTGCCCTGGCCTTCACTTTCAGATCCACCAGTTCGTGATCCACAGGGTGAGCGGCCTgttcgtgatctacagggtggccTACATTTGCAGTTCGACGACTCCATGTTCGAGGACTTCGTGTTTGATGtggcaccatctgcatctcctgctccagcggccgctcaggagccctctcaccaggcatctatggaggccgtcgacacacaggtttgacttTTACAATAAAGtggaaataatttattaattattttttatttcagtTCCGTTTTAGAATACATCAAATCcaaattatttatatattatttcaggttcattgtTCTACGCCTGTGGGTCCACAAGAGCGACCcatccaggagactacctcatattcaccaccacacctatctcaggagcctactcaggcgcccgttgacacacaggttctattaaataaataacgttaatgtattcaatataaataataaatggtactaattattatatacttttcaggttcatccttcggcacctgaggtggcgactcccgacgaggtAGAGTTCGAGATACCAGACCTaactcagcctgaggttctgagtgtgccagcgggacaagatcctaagaagaagcacgttctagtcaAGGGAGCACGTGCCAGGCAAAGagatgatgatcatgacttggagcgccctgttattaagaggaaaaaaggcgatggagacgatgacgagggcggtggggatggtatgagccttaggcctagggatagtctccggcatactacatgtgggacccatcctcgatagtgtatatacattagtgttgtaaaatttatcgtaaataacatatttttttttgcatatttagtctttattattgtttcatATCGTAAATTGAAAGTGCAGCAACTACCACATAAACcctaaaatctgtgcgtgaaatgaCGTTAtgccctttcacgcacaaatttt
The sequence above is a segment of the Lycium barbarum isolate Lr01 chromosome 6, ASM1917538v2, whole genome shotgun sequence genome. Coding sequences within it:
- the LOC132599482 gene encoding uncharacterized protein LOC132599482 — encoded protein: MASLAVVGHDTPIHVYMEWYMQITRIIIGNPSRRRPDGLGYVALAGAYEALVRTVQTMRYESTARTESPETAEYAARMIELAETGMRQAHDFEHLHERVPRAPPGAAGSRGRRGAGGRRRGARAGRGDDAPSTDIPSTSHSRPSTSQTPLYTPELFSGYVPWPSLSDPPVRDPQGERPVRDLQGGLHLQFDDSMFEDFVFDVAPSASPAPAAAQEPSHQASMEAVDTQVHCSTPVGPQERPIQETTSYSPPHLSQEPTQAPVDTQVLLNK